The Mycobacteriales bacterium nucleotide sequence TGAGGGCGACGGCCGCACACCGAGCGGGTCCTTCGGCTTCTCCTTCTTCTTCGGAGTGGACCGCCGGCCCAGTGGCATCCGCTTCCCGTGGCGGCACGCCTACTCCTACGACTACTGGGACGACGACCCGGCAAGCCCGCGCTACAACGAGTGGGTCGACACCCGCAGGCACTCCGCCGGCCGCGACCCCGAGCCGATGCTCGACCTGCCGTCGTACCAGGACGCCGCGGTGATCGCCTACAACGTCCGCCGAGTGCCGGGGCGTGGCAGCGCCATCTTCCTGCACGTCACACATCACGACGCGACGACCGGGTGCGTGTCGCTGCCCCGGCCGGACGTGATCGCGCTGCTGCGCTGGCTCGATCCGGCCGACCACCCGCGAATCGTCATGGGAACCGCCGCTACCGTGACGCGGTGACCGCAGCCGACACCGCCACACCAAAGACCGGCCCGCTCAAGGGCATCAAAGTCATCGAGCTCGCCGGCATCGGGCCGGCGCCGTACGCCTGCATGCTGATGTCGGACCTCGGTGCCGAGGTGCTGCGGTTGGAACGCTCCCGCGGCGGGATCATGGGCGCGATCGCGGGCTTCGACGTCCTGTCGCGCGGCCGGCGCTCGGTCGCCATCGACCTCAAGGCCCCCGGGGCGCGCGACCTCGTGCTCGATCTCGTCAAGCAGGCCGACGTGCTCATCGAGGCGTTCCGGCCCGGCGTCGCCGAGCGACTCGGCCTCGGGCCCGAGGACTGCCGGGGAGCCAACCCGAGGCTGGTCTACGCCCGGATGACCGGGTGGGGGCAGACCGGGCCGCTCGCCGACCGGGTCGGGCACGACATCAACTACGCGTCGATCACCGGCGCGATCGCCGCGGTCGGAGAGAAGGGCCGCAAGCCCGTGCCGCCGCTGAACCTGGTCGCCGACTTCGGCGGCGGGTCGATGTTCGCGGTGATGGGGATCCTCGCGGCGCTGATCGAGCGCACCACCAGCGGCGAGGGTCAGGTCATCGACGTGGCCATGGTCGACGGGGTCACCAGCCTGCTGTCGATGGCGCACGGCCAGCAGGCGGCCGGCATGATGCCGGACGCCCGCGGCAGCAGCCTGCTCGACGGCGGCGCGCCGTACTACGACACCTACCTGTGCTCGGACGGCGAGTACATGTCGGTCGGCGCGATCGAGCCGCAGTTCTTCGAGGCGCTCAAGCAGACCCTCGACCTGCCCGACCTGCCCGGTCAGGGCGACCACGCGAACTGGCCGAAGATGCGCGAGATGATCGCCGCGAAGTTCGCCACCAAGACCCGCGAGGAGTGGACCGCGATCTTCGACGAGGTCGACGCCTGCGTCGCGCCGGTCTACTGGTTGTCCGAAGCCAAGACCCATCCGCACCTGGTGGCCCGCGGCACCCTCACCGACGTCAACGGCATCTACCAGCCCTCACCGGCGCCGCGGTTCTCCCGCACCCCCGGCCAGGTGGGGCATCCGGCCCAGACGCCGGGCACCGACACCGTCGAAGCCCTCACCGACTGGGGGGTCGCCAAGGACGACCTCAACCGCCTGCTGGCGGCCGGCGTCGTCACCCAGGCCCAACCCGACCCTTCCTCGACGTAGCGCACCAACGGGTCAGGTGCGCCAGATGAGGACCAAGGCGCGGTCGTCGCTGGCGTTGGGCGAGGTCTCGTCGAGCAGCCGCTGCGCGGCGCCGTCGAAGCCGCTCGGGATGAGCCGCTCGGCCGCGCCGAGCAGCCGGTCGATGCCGACCGCGAGATCGCGCCCCGGCACCTCCACCAGCCCATCGGTGTAGAGCAGCAGCGCGTCGTAAGGCTTGAGCTGGCCTTCGACCGACCCGAACTCGGCGTCGTCGAGCAACCCCAGCACGGTGCCTTCCGGCTCGACCAGCCCCCACGTCCCGGTCCCGCCCGAGTAGTGCACCGCGGGCAGGTGGCCGGCGTTGGTGATCCGGTAGCGGCCGGTGGCGAGCTCGATCGTCAGGTGCAGCGCGGTGGCGAAGCCCTCCATCCATTCCTGGCGGACGAGGTACTGGTTCGCGCCGGCCAGGAACTGGTCCGGGCGCACCGAGCCGAGCAACCCGCCCAGCGCCCCGGAGAGCAGGAGTGCCCGCGTGCCCGCGTCGAGGCCCTTGCCGGACACGTCGACCAGCACGAGCTCGAGCGATCGCCCGCCGTCCGTGAGCCCGGCGAGCAGGAAGTCACCGCCGAAGCTGGCTCCGCCGGCCGACTGCTGCTCGACCTCGGCGCACCAACCCGCGGGCAGCGACGGCATCTCGCCTTGCAACCGGAGCCGGTCGCGAAGCTCGAGCAGCATCGCCTCGCCGCGGCCCGCGGACAGGCCGAGCCGCTGCCGGTCGCTGGACTGCTTGAGCGCGATGGCGGCGACGATGGCCACGACGATGTAGACGCCGGGTCGCACCGTGCTGCTGCCGACCCCGGCGTTCTCGGCGACGATCACCGCGAATGCGCCGACGATCACCCCGCCCAGCGAGACCGGCCCGAGCAGCAGGCCACCGAGGATCACCGGTACGACGGTGGTGGTCGGTGGGAACGCGACCGCGCCGACCTGGGCGTTGAGGACCAGACATAGGACGTCGAGCAGCAACACCACGCCGAGCACGATGCGCTGGTCGCGGACGGACTCCGGAGCGGTCAGCATGCTCAGCCTGCGCCGAGCCCGCTCCGCAACCGGTGCCCGCTGCTGCTCCGGATGGCCCATCACCGCTGACCCTAACGGGCGGCGGTTATCTCGGTCAGCGGTTTGGGCGCGTCACGTCGCCGGCGGCAGGTCCTCACGCCGCGGCGGCAGCTCACCGGTCGCCTCGTACTCGCTGAGCAGACCGATCCGCCGGACGTGCCGCTCCGCGCCGCTGAACGGTGTCGCGACGAACGCCTCCGCGTAGCTGATCGCGGCCGCCCCGTCGTACATCCGCGCGCCCAGGCTCAGCACGTTGGCGTCGTTGTGCTCGCGCGCCAGCTGCGCGGTCTCGACGCTGAACGCCACCGCGCAGCGGACGCCGCGAACCTTGTTCGCCGCGATCGCCTCGCCGTTGCCCGACCCGCCGATCACGATGCCGAGGCTGCCCGAGTCGCCCATCACCTTCGTGCCCACCAGCAGGCAGTACGGCGGGTAGTCGTCGGAGTCGCGCAGCACCTCCGGGCCGCAGTCGACCGGCTCGTGGCCGAGCTCGGCCAGCCGCTCGATCAACCGGGCCTTGAGCGCGAAGCCGGCATGGTCGGACCCGAGATACACCCGCATGCGCGCAGTATCCCGAAGCGTCCGACTCCCGGTTACAGCTGCATCGACTTCGGCTGCAGGAACTCCTCGATGCCGTAGCGGCCGAGCTCGCGCCCGATGCCGGAGCGCTTGTAGCCGCCGAACGGGGCGATCGGGTTGAACGATCCGCCGTTGACGTCGACCTGACCGGTCTTCATCTTCTTGGCGAAAGCGATCGCCTTGTCCTGGTCTCCCGCCCACACCGCGCCGGCGAGGCCGTACTGCGAGTCGTTGGCGATCCGCAGCGCCTCCTCCTCGTCGGAGTAGGAGATGATCGACAGCACGGGCCCGAAGATCTCCTCCTGGGCGATGGTCATGTCGGTCGTGACGTCGGCGAACACGGTCGCGCTGACGAAGTGGCCCTTCTCGTGCGGCCGCTCGGCGCCGCCCACGACCACCCGGGCGCCTTCAGCGATCCCCTTCTCGATGTAGCCGACCACCCGCTCGCGCTGCGCGCCCGAGACCAGCGGCCCGAGCCGGGTGGCGTCGTCGAGCGGGTCGCCGGTGACGTACGCCGCCGCGCCCTCTGCCGCGATCTGCACGGCCTCGTCGTACTGCGACTCGTGCACGAGCATCCGGGTCCAGGCGGTGCAGGTCTGGCCGGAGTTGATGAAGCAGTTGGCGAGCCCGACCTTGACCGCCTTCGTCAAATCCGCGTCGGGCAGGATGACGTTCGCACTCTTGCCACCGAGCTCGAGCGCGATCTTCTTCACTGTCGCAGCGCCGAGCTCGGCGACCCGCGTACCGGCGCGGGTGGATCCGGTGAACGACACCATGTCGACGTCGG carries:
- a CDS encoding CaiB/BaiF CoA-transferase family protein, with the protein product MTAADTATPKTGPLKGIKVIELAGIGPAPYACMLMSDLGAEVLRLERSRGGIMGAIAGFDVLSRGRRSVAIDLKAPGARDLVLDLVKQADVLIEAFRPGVAERLGLGPEDCRGANPRLVYARMTGWGQTGPLADRVGHDINYASITGAIAAVGEKGRKPVPPLNLVADFGGGSMFAVMGILAALIERTTSGEGQVIDVAMVDGVTSLLSMAHGQQAAGMMPDARGSSLLDGGAPYYDTYLCSDGEYMSVGAIEPQFFEALKQTLDLPDLPGQGDHANWPKMREMIAAKFATKTREEWTAIFDEVDACVAPVYWLSEAKTHPHLVARGTLTDVNGIYQPSPAPRFSRTPGQVGHPAQTPGTDTVEALTDWGVAKDDLNRLLAAGVVTQAQPDPSST
- a CDS encoding aldehyde dehydrogenase family protein, which gives rise to MTETITRDTFYIDGQWVAPSGTDFIEVENPATEEIIGKVPSGTAADVDRAVAAARAAFDSWSQTAPEERAKFLTRLQEAMASRMDEIARTISAEMGAPLKFAQLVQAGLPLSDIATAASSVGEIKWTEQIGNSTVVLEPVGVVGAITPWNYPLHQVTAKIGGALTAGCTVVLKPSEVSPLSAYILFEAIHEIGLPAGVVNLVTGYGPTVGEAIASHPDVDMVSFTGSTRAGTRVAELGAATVKKIALELGGKSANVILPDADLTKAVKVGLANCFINSGQTCTAWTRMLVHESQYDEAVQIAAEGAAAYVTGDPLDDATRLGPLVSGAQRERVVGYIEKGIAEGARVVVGGAERPHEKGHFVSATVFADVTTDMTIAQEEIFGPVLSIISYSDEEEALRIANDSQYGLAGAVWAGDQDKAIAFAKKMKTGQVDVNGGSFNPIAPFGGYKRSGIGRELGRYGIEEFLQPKSMQL
- a CDS encoding ribose-5-phosphate isomerase; its protein translation is MRVYLGSDHAGFALKARLIERLAELGHEPVDCGPEVLRDSDDYPPYCLLVGTKVMGDSGSLGIVIGGSGNGEAIAANKVRGVRCAVAFSVETAQLAREHNDANVLSLGARMYDGAAAISYAEAFVATPFSGAERHVRRIGLLSEYEATGELPPRREDLPPAT
- a CDS encoding PP2C family protein-serine/threonine phosphatase, producing MGHPEQQRAPVAERARRRLSMLTAPESVRDQRIVLGVVLLLDVLCLVLNAQVGAVAFPPTTTVVPVILGGLLLGPVSLGGVIVGAFAVIVAENAGVGSSTVRPGVYIVVAIVAAIALKQSSDRQRLGLSAGRGEAMLLELRDRLRLQGEMPSLPAGWCAEVEQQSAGGASFGGDFLLAGLTDGGRSLELVLVDVSGKGLDAGTRALLLSGALGGLLGSVRPDQFLAGANQYLVRQEWMEGFATALHLTIELATGRYRITNAGHLPAVHYSGGTGTWGLVEPEGTVLGLLDDAEFGSVEGQLKPYDALLLYTDGLVEVPGRDLAVGIDRLLGAAERLIPSGFDGAAQRLLDETSPNASDDRALVLIWRT
- a CDS encoding L,D-transpeptidase family protein translates to MQTRRAALAATTAALLAVTAPAAGRADAGRAAGRVLPSHLRGVGDASQVVEVVNGGYGETTALVRAFEVRDGTWRQVFGPWTANVGYNGFAPPGQKREGDGRTPSGSFGFSFFFGVDRRPSGIRFPWRHAYSYDYWDDDPASPRYNEWVDTRRHSAGRDPEPMLDLPSYQDAAVIAYNVRRVPGRGSAIFLHVTHHDATTGCVSLPRPDVIALLRWLDPADHPRIVMGTAATVTR